Part of the Apostichopus japonicus isolate 1M-3 chromosome 18, ASM3797524v1, whole genome shotgun sequence genome, tatgtctcatcccttagataccctcacgtctgtcccaacccttagataccctcacgtctgtctgatctctgagataccctcacgtctgtcccAACCCTTACATACCATCGCGTCTGTCTCaacccttagataccatcacgtctgtctcatcccatAGATACAATCCCTTACATACAGGGAAAATGAAGACTTTTTCTTCCCCAGGAAAGTACTACTGAAAAGTAGGATAAAGCTACTGACACCCCATCACCCTCTCATTTCTAGTAATATACGCCAAATGCGTAAAAGAGTACTTCCACGTATTGCGTTTACTATTTCACAGTCCTACTTAGGCTGCTGCCTCTTGAAAAAGGCGCTAAAAATATTCAAGCCGCATTTGAGTTATGTTGTAACTTTTTATCACACTGATCAGTTTCCATGTCAAGCCAGCAGCTGACCACTGGCCGATTGAACTCCAATCTTGACCGTCGTCACCTGAAAAAAATCGTGGATAGTCGGGATCCAAACGTAGGATAACCGAGTGAGGTCGCTTTCCATTTTAACAAATGCATAACAGCATTAATCAAAGGGTTGATAGCCTTTTCACCATATTTTGGTGGCGAGACTGCAGGTTCGAATCATTAGGGATAAATAGACACAAAAACAATGGctatgaatattttaatatgaatattaggGGGAAATTTACATTGTATGCCTTGTTATGTTTATATCCATGTTTTACCTTATAGTTTggtattctttattttatttagataTAACTGTTTAAGGTGGAACTATGACGTAACATCTCATGTAAAACACGTTTAATatattcagaaaaaaagaaagatcagGGGAATAATTTTTAGCATTatagtttttaattttattttaatttttatgtttCACAATTGCTGGTTTTACTCGCTTGTAAGTTTGTGAAATATTTGGTACGTTTTATTATTGCCCTTACGTTACGCTTGTACAATTTTCTTCAACTTTAAGAATGTCAATTTTCTTTGCAGCATGTATATCGACATTTTCTTCATTGATATCCGCTCTGGAGTCACACCTCTCAATCAAAGCTCCTCTCGACCGCCCCgcccccgccccacccctccccgccccaagtctgatatttgtttctttaagtATTTTCATAAGCCATGATCTCCTCCTGTAGATCTCTGTTATCTTTCTCGATTTCATCCATTTGCTTCTGCATCCTCTTCATCTCCTTCGTTTTCTCTTTAACTTTCATCCTGTAAATGGAAGATAATAAACCAACTATGTTGGAGCAAAACTAAGaatatgtatattaatcaaTTTTGTACACAGACACTCATAATCAAATGATCCCTGTTCTTAGTTCATTGGGACGCAGAGAAGTCCGGGTTATCCccagatatatttatattgcttGGACGCGGTATTACCTCTGACGTAACCTGGGTAAAAGATTTCAAAGAATGTAACATTCAAAATTAGTATACTATTTTATTTGGCATGGACAGAATCCTCACaaaaagaagggaacaaaatcAAGGTGGAGTTCGATTACCGGTTAATTTCCCCAAGAATAAATCAGTTAACCGGTTTGcattaaagaaaaatgtaaaaggTCACCAAAGACAACAAgattttttacaaaatgttttgtaACGTCAAACCTGTTACGTAAATTACATGAATACTTACTCTGCTTTGTCTAACTCACTGAGCAGAGCTGTGACGTCACTCTCACGATCCGCCAAATCACGGCTAATCCTTTTGAATTCTTCCTCCCTCTCCGTGACGATTGCCTGTAATCTTTCCATTTCCTGCTCGttccacatatttttctttttcatttgtatgAAATTCATTTTTGCATGAGTCTTAACACGCTCCGCTTCTTTTAACTGCATAGCTCTGTGCATTGCGTGAACATCGTTTTTCCTCATCGATGAAGCTTGATGAATCCATTGCTGCAATTCTCTCTCCAACTTATCCTTATCACTAATAACTTTCTCATTACTACTAACAAGTTCACTATTTTCTTTCTTGAGTTGTATCAAATCGTTGTTAGTTTTGTATAAGTCTTTCTTCAACCAACGAATCAACGATCTCATCTCCTCCTGCTCCTTGGTCTTCTCATTCAGTTCTCCTTTAAGTTGCGTCACTCTGACGTCACGATCAGATGCTACGTCATTATCCGACAAAAGACCCTGACCTCGCTTCGATGTTAACAACCCATCAGTCTTCACATGCACCCTGTTTTTCATTTTATCGTATTGTTGCCTGAGATCTGCATGTTTGTCCTGTAGATTTAAGAACCTCTTTTgtaattgtttgttattttgaCGTAAGTGATCTGCTTTATATTCTGAATCTTTCTGAAGATCAATGTTAGTCTTTTCCAGACGTTTTATTTGTTCCTCAAGTGCAATCAACTCATCTGTATTCTCCTTGTTTTGTTGTACAAGTTCCCTTCCTACAGGATGCGTGAACTGATTCCAATGAATGAGATATTGATCAAGTTCACATACCAGGAAAGATAGCTGTGAATGTGAACCCTTGTCTATGTCAGGCATTTCTTCTCTGTGTTTCATTAAAGAATCTCTATGTTCCCCTGCTCTTTCAGATTGCATTTCTTCTTGGTCTTGTTGCAAGCCGGTACCGTCACATTTCTGGAAGAGATCAATCAGCTTCTTCTTTGCTTCATCATTTTCCTCTTTATGTTGTTTACTGTTCCTTACAAGAACGTCGTAGTCATATCTTGTCTGGCTAAGTTCCTTTTCGTACTTAGACTCATAACTTAATTTTTCTTGTTGAAAGGTTGCTGTTAATTCTTCAATGGCAGCGTTACTGCAGCAGGTCTCAAGGAATAAACGAACTTGTAGCAGTTCGTGTTCTTCTGTTAAATTCTTCATCCCGTTCAATTGTCTTTGTAGTTCGTCTGCTTTCAGTTTGAATTCATTCTCTCTCGATACAGCCTTCTTCAGATCCTCGATCTGATTGAGAGTTTCTTGCATTTTCTGTTCATAGCATAtcagtttgttttctttctcttcaaccattttgttataatattctGCCATTCTGTCCATCTGATGTTGCAATTGAGACTTCTCTTTGTCAAGATTTTCCTCAAGCTGAGTAATCTCACCCATGTATTGAGTTGTTTTCATCTCATGGATCATCTCCTTACTGTGTTCCATCACATCTCTGTAAGACTGACTCAATTCTTCCAGCTTATTACGCAGCTCGTTATTTTCTCCGATTACTTTCTCCGTAATAATCTTTCCGTCTCCGATCTTCATCTCGTATTCTCTCTCAAGGTCCTTCACTTCATCTTGATGAACCAGTCTTTGTTCTTTCAATTTATCTTCTAGTGCTTTCATCCCGGACTGGAGACTTTGAATTAATTCATCTTTGGCAGCAATCTGAGAATCCATTCGCCCTTTCATGCAAGTCATCTCCTCTTCGTGAATCTCTCTAATGACTTTTGCCTCTTCACTATGAATCTTTCTTTCTGAAATAAACTTTTCTTCCATGGTCTTTAGTTCCGATTCGAGGTACTGCATGTTAGCTTCATGCTCGGCATTAACAGTAGTTAAGTTCTGTTTAACTTTCTCCAGACTTTTCTCTAAAACCTTCATAGTCTTCTTTAGACTCCGGTTATTGTTTCGCAATGATGTAAGTTCTTTCTTAGCGTTGCTAAGCTCGGCAGTGAGTTTATAAACAACGCTATTGCTCTTGTTTAAAGTAATGGCCATGTTTTCCATCTCTTTCTTGTACCTCTCACAATCTCTCTCCTTTATGAGAAGCATTTCTCCCCATTGCTTGCGTAGGGTTTCCTCTTGCTCACAAAAGAACTGCCTCTGTGATCTCAGTTTTTCCTCCAGATTCTTTACTCCGGATTCAAGAAAAGACTTTTCAGCGTGTAGTTTATCTTTGAATCTCAGAGAATTCTGAAGATCGTACTCGGTCTTATCAGCAGTAATCTGGAGTGACGTCATCTGGATCTTGAGCTGCTGGTTGTCTTCCAGTAATGACGTCATTTTGGTGTTAGCGTTGTTGAGCTCCGAGCTGACGATATCTAAGGTTTGACTATTTTCTCGTAATAAGTGAGTCATATTCATCTCCTTCTTCTTGTGTCGTTGACACTCCTGCTCCTTAGCAGCAAGTCTGTCATTCCACCTCGAATTGGTCTCCTTGAGCTGATTCTCCAGCTCTCGACACTGTGCGGTCTTTGACCCGAGGTCACCCTTCATTACTCGACGCGCGGCAGAATTGGATTTTATCTCTTTGCCGAAACTGGTCACAGCTTTCTTAAGGATCGTCTGATCCCGTTGCTTGATTTTCAGCTGACTGGCCATATCGTGATGGATCTTCACCACTTGACGGCTTTCTTCGCTAAGCCGATTTAGGACGCGTATGACGTCATCCCGCTCTCGGTGATGGCTGACCGATCGCTTTTTGAATATTCCACGCTGAGCCTTTTCAAACTTTAGAAGTTTCTTGTCGACGAGGTCGGCGATGGTTTGGTTGCAGAGAGCGACTGTTGCACGCAGTTCTTCGGTAGGTGAGCTGATTAAATGAAAAGAATAGAAGCAATTTGATAACAGTAAACCCCTTATACGATTTGTCGCCATTAACTTCTTCATCAAGCACTGTTGTGACCTTAGAATTATTGATATTCTACCAAACTGAACTGATCATATGTCGTTTTGAAATTGATACAAGAATGATGATACatcatttttaataaaatagttaTATATGACAGGACCGCTTAAATAACGCTTAGTGGCTGGAAATTAGAGGAGACCACTTCTTTCTCCTTAATTTAAAGATTTCCCATCTCACCTTTGCTGACTCTCTT contains:
- the LOC139958540 gene encoding uncharacterized protein, giving the protein MSEFIQKPSEPANNNVAWGFPGCDALSDDSLRIKFGDFEVQPMDNDKVIVYLDDLVFVDGVLVEGSSGLPSVPSNNNNHSIPLPSTTTTLEDQPTDQEQQLQESQQSSPTEELRATVALCNQTIADLVDKKLLKFEKAQRGIFKKRSVSHHRERDDVIRVLNRLSEESRQVVKIHHDMASQLKIKQRDQTILKKAVTSFGKEIKSNSAARRVMKGDLGSKTAQCRELENQLKETNSRWNDRLAAKEQECQRHKKKEMNMTHLLRENSQTLDIVSSELNNANTKMTSLLEDNQQLKIQMTSLQITADKTEYDLQNSLRFKDKLHAEKSFLESGVKNLEEKLRSQRQFFCEQEETLRKQWGEMLLIKERDCERYKKEMENMAITLNKSNSVVYKLTAELSNAKKELTSLRNNNRSLKKTMKVLEKSLEKVKQNLTTVNAEHEANMQYLESELKTMEEKFISERKIHSEEAKVIREIHEEEMTCMKGRMDSQIAAKDELIQSLQSGMKALEDKLKEQRLVHQDEVKDLEREYEMKIGDGKIITEKVIGENNELRNKLEELSQSYRDVMEHSKEMIHEMKTTQYMGEITQLEENLDKEKSQLQHQMDRMAEYYNKMVEEKENKLICYEQKMQETLNQIEDLKKAVSRENEFKLKADELQRQLNGMKNLTEEHELLQVRLFLETCCSNAAIEELTATFQQEKLSYESKYEKELSQTRYDYDVLVRNSKQHKEENDEAKKKLIDLFQKCDGTGLQQDQEEMQSERAGEHRDSLMKHREEMPDIDKGSHSQLSFLVCELDQYLIHWNQFTHPVGRELVQQNKENTDELIALEEQIKRLEKTNIDLQKDSEYKADHLRQNNKQLQKRFLNLQDKHADLRQQYDKMKNRVHVKTDGLLTSKRGQGLLSDNDVASDRDVRVTQLKGELNEKTKEQEEMRSLIRWLKKDLYKTNNDLIQLKKENSELVSSNEKVISDKDKLERELQQWIHQASSMRKNDVHAMHRAMQLKEAERVKTHAKMNFIQMKKKNMWNEQEMERLQAIVTEREEEFKRISRDLADRESDVTALLSELDKAEMKVKEKTKEMKRMQKQMDEIEKDNRDLQEEIMAYENT